A genomic region of Pseudopipra pipra isolate bDixPip1 chromosome W, bDixPip1.hap1, whole genome shotgun sequence contains the following coding sequences:
- the LOC135404925 gene encoding zinc finger protein 239-like produces MAELGDPWEPGRGSTEREEPWEPERRGSLDSRDPWDPQDSEVENLERGNVWERGTPKAREGSGEEKGRRSPCRRGSKASPGCSQEERLNLCQEGGRSLRQSSDLVVPEQPPSREKPFRCLECGKSFSQSSNLLTHQHTHTGERPYTCGECGKSFRNSGNLLTHQHIHTGEQPYTCRECGKNFNQRSNLLTHQRIHTGECPYTCGECGKSFRNSGNLRKHQRIHTGERPYTCGECGKSFTDSSGLHIHQRIHTGERPYSCGECGKSFISSSHLHVHERSHLPTHTLERPYKCWQCGSRFQTSSILLEHERTHTDERPFRCTDCGKGFRQNSHLVTHRRIHTGERPYKCGECGKSYTKRSGLNTHQQTHQ; encoded by the exons AtggcggagctgggggacccctggGAGCCTGGAAGGGGcagcacggagagggaggagccctgggagccagagagaaggggaagcctggacagtagggacccctgggatccccaggaCAGCGAAGTcgagaacctggagagggggaatgtctgggaacgcgGCACcccgaaggcgaga gaaggcagcggggaggaaaagggccggagatccccctgcaggaggggctccaaagccagcccagggtgctcccagGAGGAAAGACtcaacctgtgccaggaaggcggccggagcttgaggcagagctctgacttggtggtccctgagcagcctcccagcagggagaaacccttcaggtgcttggaatgtgggaagagcttcagtcagagctccaatctcctcacccaccagcacacccacactggggaacggccatacacgtgtggggaatgtgggaagagcttcaggaacagTGGCAACCTCCTCactcaccagcacatccacacgGGGGAACAGCCatacacatgtagggaatgtgggaagaacttTAACCAGAGGTCCAACCTTCTtacccaccagcgcatccacactggggaatgtccgtacacatgtggggaatgtgggaagagcttcaggaacagTGGCAACCTCCGCaaacaccagcgcatccacaccggagagcggccctacacgtgtggggaatgtggaaagagcttcactGACAGCTCCGGCCTCCACATCCATcaacgcatccacactggggagaggccctactcatgtggggagtgtgggaagagcttcatcaGCAGCTCCCACCTTCATGTCCATGAGCGCTCCCACCTCCCCACCCACACCTtggaacggccctacaagtgctgGCAATGTGGGAgcaggtttcagaccagctcaatTCTCCTCGAGCATGAGaggacgcacacggatgagaggcccttccgctgcaccgactgcgggaagggcttcaggcagaactcccacctcgtcacccaccgACGCATacacaccggggagaggccctacaagtgtggggagtgtgggaagagctaCACCAAGAGGTCTGGCTTGAACACACACCAACAGACCCACCAGTAA